The following are encoded together in the Gemmatimonadaceae bacterium genome:
- a CDS encoding TonB-dependent receptor, with protein DVGVGQAAVPRLTFGGQTELHTMILVDGADNIQTFTGLPRATPSQESAQEFRVLNSTYLAEYGRVLGGFVNIITKSGTNKFRGSLYYFGMNDALNARPLLTTPNYAQRQNQFGAVIGGPIKKDRTFFFGNYEGQRRAESNRFSRVILDNLGPADGSQPNTINEVKRFYRLTPETPDLLRTNDYNSGLVRLDHRLNANNNLSARYNLLDSTTTGFLGGGGRASAASTTARNNFVLDQSLVASETAVLGANKVNEVRVQWARRSFDFPSVLKEPALEVSNLLLTGKSTSDADFYRESRLQISDSFSYTRASHALKFGADFSNLRDTTEWDLFFPARVIFANLGGAGPTFFNHTPVVFWWPIPTGTTQGVPTPVPFTQAVPAPYQALPIIRFDHNSFGFFAQDEWKATPKLVLTYGLRYDFETYPDEIVRREDLNNVQPRVGLAYAFNPRTVVRAGFGIFSDRIASSGIGQMIGPTIFNGTGYLPNSQVLYPGIPTVRGRFINPTVRGPVLAPPATLTFTTTGQVPATPTVGGVINPGLNANLSGNLRTPYAKQASVEISREIGGGVAVSASYLYVHALKLLAPTGMLNGVQTGTQPSGEPILGARRFPELGDFFVFDNGGYSIFNGGSFEVQKRFAHGLSFHSSYTYSKTISNTESVTAVNDFPENPDRNLERALSRQHARHRYTLAFLGQVPQSVPVLREFKFSSILTAQSGRFFTVFAGLDANGDGNPTSDRPGGLGRNSLEGPGNVSLDVRVARAINLSERWSLELTLDAFNLFNRVNVTDLNTLYGGNSLSVPPIPVLGFGTPRDVSNPRQFQYGLRLKF; from the coding sequence GCGGCTTCGTCAACATCATCACCAAATCGGGAACGAACAAATTTCGCGGCTCGCTCTACTACTTCGGGATGAATGACGCGCTCAACGCGCGACCACTGCTGACCACTCCCAATTACGCGCAGCGGCAAAACCAGTTCGGGGCGGTGATCGGCGGTCCGATCAAGAAGGACAGAACTTTCTTTTTCGGCAACTACGAAGGGCAGCGCCGCGCCGAATCCAATCGATTCTCCAGGGTTATCCTCGACAACCTCGGACCAGCGGACGGCAGCCAGCCCAACACGATCAACGAGGTCAAAAGGTTTTATCGTCTGACACCCGAGACGCCCGACCTCCTGCGCACAAACGACTACAACAGCGGCCTTGTTAGGCTGGATCACAGGCTCAACGCCAACAACAATCTTTCCGCCCGTTACAATCTTCTGGATTCGACCACCACGGGGTTTCTGGGCGGCGGCGGGCGCGCCTCGGCAGCCTCGACTACAGCAAGGAATAACTTCGTCCTCGACCAGTCCTTGGTGGCCAGCGAGACAGCCGTGTTAGGAGCCAACAAGGTCAATGAAGTCCGCGTCCAGTGGGCGCGGCGGAGCTTCGATTTTCCCTCCGTGCTCAAGGAGCCTGCCCTGGAGGTCTCCAATTTGCTCCTGACCGGGAAGAGCACCTCGGACGCGGACTTCTACCGCGAATCACGCCTGCAGATATCCGACAGCTTCAGCTACACCCGTGCGAGCCATGCCTTGAAGTTTGGAGCCGACTTTAGCAACCTCCGCGACACGACCGAGTGGGATCTTTTCTTCCCCGCGCGGGTGATTTTCGCGAACCTGGGCGGAGCCGGGCCGACTTTTTTCAACCATACTCCGGTGGTCTTCTGGTGGCCGATCCCCACCGGGACCACGCAGGGTGTGCCGACGCCCGTCCCCTTTACGCAAGCCGTTCCCGCGCCATACCAGGCCCTCCCCATCATAAGGTTTGATCACAATAGTTTTGGTTTTTTTGCTCAGGATGAGTGGAAAGCGACGCCCAAACTGGTGCTCACCTACGGGCTCCGCTACGACTTTGAAACCTACCCCGATGAGATCGTCCGGCGCGAGGACCTCAACAATGTTCAGCCGCGCGTGGGCCTGGCTTACGCGTTTAACCCGCGCACCGTGGTGCGCGCGGGATTCGGGATTTTCAGTGACCGCATCGCTTCGAGCGGCATCGGTCAGATGATCGGTCCCACCATTTTCAATGGCACTGGTTATTTGCCAAACTCTCAGGTCCTGTATCCGGGCATCCCGACCGTGCGAGGCCGGTTCATCAATCCCACGGTGCGCGGACCGGTCCTGGCGCCCCCTGCCACGCTCACCTTCACGACGACCGGGCAGGTGCCAGCGACGCCGACGGTCGGCGGCGTCATCAATCCGGGCCTCAACGCAAACCTCTCCGGAAACCTCCGCACCCCTTACGCCAAGCAAGCGAGCGTAGAGATTTCGCGTGAGATCGGCGGCGGTGTGGCCGTGTCTGCGAGCTACTTGTATGTCCACGCGCTCAAGCTTCTCGCACCCACAGGCATGCTCAACGGCGTGCAGACCGGGACACAACCCAGCGGTGAGCCCATCCTTGGGGCAAGAAGATTTCCAGAACTCGGCGACTTCTTTGTTTTCGACAATGGCGGATACTCCATTTTTAATGGCGGGAGCTTCGAGGTCCAGAAGCGCTTCGCTCACGGGCTCAGTTTTCACAGCAGCTATACTTACTCGAAGACCATCTCCAACACCGAGTCGGTGACTGCTGTCAACGACTTTCCCGAAAACCCCGACCGGAATTTGGAGCGCGCCCTCTCGCGCCAGCACGCGCGCCACCGCTACACTCTGGCCTTCCTCGGTCAAGTCCCGCAAAGCGTCCCCGTCTTGCGCGAGTTCAAGTTCAGCTCGATCCTGACGGCCCAGAGCGGCAGGTTCTTCACCGTTTTCGCCGGCTTGGACGCGAACGGCGACGGCAACCCGACCAGCGACCGCCCCGGCGGTTTGGGACGGAACTCGCTGGAAGGTCCCGGCAATGTCAGCCTCGACGTGCGCGTCGCGCGCGCGATAAATCTGAGCGAGCGCTGGAGCCTCGAATTGACTCTCGACGCTTTCAACCTGTTCAACCGCGTCAACGTCACTGACCTAAACACCCTTTACGGCGGGAACAGTCTCAGCGTCCCGCCGATTCCGGTTCTGGGGTTCGGCACGCCTCGCGATGTCTCCAACCCCCGGCAATTCCAGTACGGGCTCAGGTTGAAATTCTGA